A part of Ooceraea biroi isolate clonal line C1 chromosome 10, Obir_v5.4, whole genome shotgun sequence genomic DNA contains:
- the LOC105283767 gene encoding U6 small nuclear RNA (adenine-(43)-N(6))-methyltransferase, with translation MSVRRYIHPRNKYKTPPDYKKLAIKYPKFRQIAITDLAGRVRIDFQNEKSLRTLTETLLMHDFGLLVRIPPDKLNPTITLRMNYILWIEDLMNHLKLKMDKVTGIDIGTGATCIYALLLAKIYGCHMIGTEVDEASVEHARDCIQGNNLENLIKVITVNAGRIFKDVIESNDAYDFSMCNPPFFESADDDAERIAKALPPRNASTGNASELKTVGGEWAFVAQMIDESIELRDRIKVYSTMVGRKTDLMRLKQEIVSRGTTNVTWTEFCQGHTTRWGLAWSFLPRSVVDLTTAPVIRKSGKSIVQSVKNTLKKETSITFPIGDEFSCMDDLISFLTTTVKQLNVTLYRIPVCKDSFNGWMCRIVAKEKSWEHARRKRRLALRQTAPKRLDDGGGKCIEETVNDKDTSDAIAEGPNDTGQANKNSDATSTIITVEGNNAEGASDESSEEKVLDERIPVLTCKLCVETRSSECDEDDVFRIWMVYENGSGGLDALHSLRQYLINRLGVRGKILDNSSKDSKKQRRKKARKDVAGTSFAVPTARPRTVDEDSSRKGDTGSSDDR, from the exons ATGAGCGTGAGAAGATATATTCACCCGAGAAACAAGTACAAAACACCGCCAGATTACAAGAAACTCGCGATCAAATACCCGAAATTTCGCCAAATTGCAATCACG GATCTCGCAGGAAGAGTCAGAATAGATTTTCAAAATGAGAAGAGCCTGCGTACGCTCACGGAGACACTATTAATGCATGATTTTGGTCTACTCGTACGCATACCACCAGACAAATTGAATCCCACAATCACGCTACGCATGAATTATATTCTGTGGATTGAGGACTTGATGAACCATCTCAAATTGAAAATGGATAAGGTCACAGGTATTGACATCG GAACGGGAGCAACTTGCATATACGCTTTATTGCTTGCAAAAATCTACGGTTGTCATATGATTGGCACAGAAGTGGATGAAGCCAGTGTGGAACACGCGCGGGATTGCATACAAGGGaacaatttagaaaatttaattaaag TGATTACAGTGAACGCTGGTAGAATTTTTAAAGACGTGATCGAGAGTAACGACGCTTACGATTTTTCGATGTGCAACCCACCGTTCTTCGAGAGCGCTGACGATGACGCTGAGAGAATCGCGAAGGCTTTGCCACCAAGAAACGCGTCTACCGGGAACGCTAGTGAATTGAAGACCGTTGGTGGCGAGTGGGCATTCGTAGCTCAAATGATCGACGAGAGTATCGAGCTGAGAGATCGCATAAAGGTCTACAGCACGATGGTCGGCAGGAAAACTGACTTGATGCGTCTCAAGCAGGAAATAGTGTCGAGAGGTACGACGAATGTGACATGGACGGAATTCTGCCAGGGTCATACGACGAG GTGGGGCTTGGCTTGGAGTTTCCTGCCGAGAAGCGTCGTGGATCTCACCACGGCACCCGTTATcagaaaaagtggaaaatcCATAGTGCAATCCGTAAAGAATACCTTGAAGAAGGAGACTTCGATAACGTTTCCAATAGGGGATGAATTCTCATGCATGGACGACTTGATTAGTTTTTTAACAACAACAGTGAAACAGTTGAAC GTTACACTGTACCGGATACCGGTTTGCAAAGACAGTTTCAACGGTTGGATGTGTCGAATAGTTGCCAAGGAAAAGTCGTGGGAGCATGCACGCAGGAAGCGGCGTTTAGCCTTGAGGCAAACCGCGCCAAAGAGATTGGACGACGGGGGTGGCAAATGCATCGAAGAAACTGTGAATGATAAAGATACGTCGGACGCAATCGCGGAAGGACCTAACGATACTGGACAGGCTAATAAAAATTCAGATGCAACATCGACAATAATCACGGTTGAGGGAAATAATGCGGAAGGTGCGAGTGACGAAAGTTCTGAGGAAAAGGTACTCGATGAGCGCATTCCCGTGCTCACTTGCAAGCTCTGCGTAGAGACCAGGAGCTCGGAatgcgacgaggacgacgtaTTCAGGATATGGATGGTCTACGAGAACGGGAGCGGCGGTCTGGATGCTTTGCACTCATTGCggcaatatttgataaatcgGTTGGGCGTGCGGGGAAAGATTCTCGATAATTCCTCGAAAGATAGCAAGAaacaaagaaggaaaaaagcaaGGAAGGACGTCGCAGGTACAAGTTTCGCCGTTCCTACCGCGCGACCTCGGACAGTTGATGAAGATTCGTCGAGAAAAGGCGACACGGGTAGCTCCGATGATCGTTGA
- the LOC105283766 gene encoding clustered mitochondria protein homolog isoform X1, whose product MAVGTQIDTSERETGNAKIPLLNSGQEHEATETTEIKQKAAEGGSTSTATENVLEKGEVEATKEGEKEKDKDNKNEKETDAADKEKDAANEQEVVFIQDMGFTVKIVSPGSEPFDIQVSSMELVQEIHQLLMDREDTCHRTCFSLQLDGNTLDNFAELKNIEGLKDGSIIKVVEEPYTMREARIHVRHVRDLLKSVDPADAYNGVECSSLSFLNVFTNGDILEKKKTRADSVDCTPPDYIIPGSKDRPLLPLQPQAKEQKCPPCLKVLTTSGWNPPPGHRKLHGDLIYLHVVTLEDKQYYLTACARGFFVNQSTKEVFNPKPATPSHLCHSLIELLNQLSPAFKRGFAAMQRRRTQRHPFERVATPYQLYAWSAPQIEHTIDAIRAEDTFSSKLGYEEHIPGQTRDWNEELQTTRELPRKNLPERLLRERAIFKVHSDFVAAATRGAMAVIDGNVMAINPGEEAKMQMFIWNNIFFSLGFDVRDHYKELGGDAAAFVAPRNDLQGVRVYAAVDLPGLYTLGTVVIDYRGYRVTAQSIIPGILEREQEQSVVYGSIDFGKTVLTHPKYLELLNKAGHQLKILPHKVINDAGEEIELCSSVECKGIIGNDSRHYVLDLLRTFPPDVNFLKLEGVELSKEARALGFPVEHKHKLACLRQELIDSFVEARYVQFIKHAAVHLQQLTSARRSQKEKEATKEDKKEDSTIATVDSNKEDCAQSLIEADEAKKIVESITDSITGGEKQELEESTKEIVRGAALAVGSLRDAEFDVRFNPDVFSPGVEHPDANGADLKKQKQLVKDAADFLLMVQLPTFIRECLDHTAAAMDGSTLVEALHGRGINVRYLGKLAAMLAAVPQLQYLHRIAVSELILRSAKHVFTSYMQGTELMSLSAAVSHFLNCLLCSAQIIHPQQNLEELQSKTAKRRNKRKGRSNGPQQSEVEWASLTPRSLWQQIKADLKAYYDWETPCPESLDATIEHFHLQKISLLRGFCIKTGIQILQREYNFENKNRATFFEEDIINIFPVVKHINPRASDAYNFYTTGQSKIQQGYLKDGYELISEALNLLNNVYGAMHPEIAQCLRMLARLNYIMGDHAEALGTQQKAALMSERVNGIDHPYTITEYIHLALYSFANGQVSVSLRLLYRARYLALLVCGEDHPEVALLDSNISLILHAVGEYELSLRFLEHALALNLRYHGPRSLKVAVSYHLVARTQSCMGDFRAALNNEKETYAIYKQQLGEEHEKTKESSDCLRHLTQQAVVLQKKMNEIYTGKSGVSLPPIQVQPPSMGSVLDMLNVINGILFVQISQQDIDNFKAEIEKRQKEQSPDGSETTLKITEKDIKKEDKNEDKKDDKKADQEIKTSTIEEETVKVEPAETKKLEADKADALEPIVAAES is encoded by the exons ATGGCAGTCGGCACGCAGATCGACACGTCCGAGCGAGAGACCGGCAACGCGAAGATCCCGTTGCTGAACAGCGGTCAGGAGCACGAGGCCACGGAAACGACCG AAATAAAACAGAAGGCGGCGGAGGGCGGAAGTACGAGCACAGCAACGGAGAACGTCCTGGAAAAGGGAGAAGTTGAGGCGAcgaaggaaggagagaaggagaaggataAAGATAACAAGAATGAGAAGGAAACAGATGCCGCTGACAAGGAAAAAGATGCTGCGAACGAGCAAGAGGTCGTCTTTATTCAGGATATGGGTTTCACTGTTAAGATTGTCAGTCCGGGATCCGAACCTTTCGATATCCAAGTTTCCAGCATGGAACTTGTGCAG GAAATCCATCAATTACTCATGGACCGCGAGGACACGTGCCATCGCACGTGCTTCTCTCTACAGCTAGATGGTAATACGCTGGACAATTTCGCGGAGCTGAAGAACATTGAGGGTTTAAAAGATGGCTCGATCATCAAAGTAGTGGAGGAACCATACACAATGCGGGAGGCGCGTATACATGTGCGACACGTGCGCGACCTGCTGAAATCTGTAGATCCCGCGGATGCTTACAACGGCGTCGAATGTAGCAGTCTGTCGTTTCTTAATGTCTTCACGAACGGTGACATCctggagaagaagaagacccGAGCAGACTCGGTCGATTGCACCCCGCCCGATTATATTATACCCGGTAGCAAGGATAGGCCCCTGCTGCCTCTGCAGCCGCAAGCGAAGGAGCAGAAGTGCCCACCATGTCTTAAA gTCTTAACAACGTCAGGCTGGAATCCACCGCCCGGTCACAGGAAGCTCCACGGCGATTTAATATACTTGCACGTGGTCACGCTGGAGGATAAGCAATATTATCTGACCGCTTGCGCCAGAGGCTTCTTCGTTAACCAGTCAACCAAAGAGGTGTTTAATCCGAAACCGGCCACTCCCAGCCATTTGTGCCACAGCTTGATCGAGCTACTGAATCAGCTCAGTCCGGCGTTCAAGCGCGGGTTCGCCGCGATGCAAAGGCGTAGAACTCAGAGGCATCCGTTCGAACGAGTCGCCACACCGTATCAGCTCTATGCGTGGAGCGCACCGCAAATCGAGCATACGATCGACGCGATTCGCGCGGAGGACACTTTCTCCTCGAAGTTGGGATACGAGGAACACATCCCCGGCCAAACTCGCGACTGGAACGAGGAGTTGCAGACGACGAGGGAATTACCGCGCAAGAATCTGCCCGAGAGACTCCTGCGGGAGCGTGCGATCTTCAAGGTGCACAGCGACTTCGTTGCCGCTGCGACCCGCGGCGCGATGGCGGTGATCGACGGTAACGTGATGGCGATCAATCCCGGCGAGGAGGCCAAGATGCAGATGTTCATCTGGAATAACATCTTCTTTTCTCTGGGCTTCGACGTGCGCGATCATTACAAGGAGCTGGGCGGCGACGCCGCGGCGTTCGTCGCGCCGCGCAACGATCTACAGGGTGTTCGCGTATACGCGGCCGTGGATTTGCCCGGTCTCTACACCCTCGGCACCGTTGTCATCGATTACAGGGGTTACCGCGTCACCGCACAATCCATCATACCGGGTATATTGGAACGCGAGCAAGAACAATCGGTGGTCTACGGGTCGATCGACTTCGGGAAAACGGTTCTCACGCATCCCAAGTACCTCGAACTGCTGAACAAAGCTGGTCACCAATTGAAGATTTTGCCGCACAAGGTGATCAACGACGCTGGCGAGGAGATTGAGCTCTGCAGCAGCGTGGAGTGCAAGGGTATCATCGGTAACGATTCGCGGCACTACGTGCTGGATTTATTAAGGACCTTCCCTCCTGATGTAAATTTCCTGAAACTCGAAGGAGTGGAGTTGAGCAAGGAGGCGCGTGCCTTAGGATTCCCAGTCGAACACAAGCACAAGCTGGCTTGTCTGCGCCAGGAGCTAATAGACTCCTTCGTCGAAGCTAGATACGTTCAATTCATCAAACACGCTGCGGTGCATCTGCAACAACTCACGTCAGCTAGAAGGTCTCAAAAGGAGAAGGAAGCGACGAAGGAGGACAAAAAAGAAGACTCGACAATCGCGACCGTCGACAGTAACAAGGAGGATTGCGCTCAGTCGCTGATAGAAGCCGACGAGGCCAAGAAGATCGTTGAGAGCATCACTGACTCGATCACGGGCGGCGAGAAGCAGGAGCTGGAAGAAAGCACAAAGGAGATCGTACGCGGCGCTGCGTTGGCGGTGGGCAGTCTACGAGACGCCGAGTTCGACGTTAGATTTAACCCGGATGTGTTCTCGCCCGGCGTCGAGCATCCCGACGCCAACGGAGCCGATTTGAAGAAGCAGAAGCAGCTGGTGAAGGATGCCGCGGACTTTCTGCTTATGGTGCAATTACCAACGTTTATCCGGGAGTGTCTGGATCACACAGCGGCCGCTATGGACGGCAGCACGCTGGTGGAGGCTCTGCACGGCCGAGGCATCAACGTTCGCTATCTCGGTAAATTGGCTGCCATGCTGGCCGCGGTGCCGCAGCTGCAGTACCTGCATCGCATCGCCGTGTCGGAACTGATCTTGAGATCGGCCAAGCACGTCTTCACCTCCTACATGCAGGGTACGGAGTTGATGAGCCTGTCCGCGGCTGTCAGTCATTTTCTGAATTGTTTACTGTGCTCGGCGCAGATCATTCATCCGCAGCAAAATCTTGAAGAGCTGCAGAGCAAGACCGCGAAACGTCGCAACAAACGTAAAGGCAGGAGCAACGGGCCGCAACAGTCCGAGGTAGAATGGGCCTCGCTGACACCAAGATCGTTGTGGCAGCAGATCAAAGCAGATTTGAAAGCCTATTACGACTGGGAGACGCCGTGCCCGGAATCCCTGGACGCGACGATAGAGCACTTCCATCTGCAAAAGATTTCGCTGCTACGCGGTTTCTGCATCAAGACGGGCATACAGATACTGCAGCGCGAGTACAACTTCGAGAACAAGAACCGAGCGACCTTCTTTGAGGAGGACATAATAAACATCTTCCCCGTCGTCAAGCATATCAATCCCAGA GCTAGCGACgcgtataatttttataccaCTGGTCAGAGTAAGATACAACAGGGATATTTGAAGGATGGATATGAACTAATTAGTGAAGCACTGAACCTTCTGAATAACGTTTACGGTGCTATGCATCCTGAAATAGCGCAATGCCTTAGAATGCTGGCAAGGTTGAATTATATAATGGGTGATCACGCAGAGGCGCTCGGTACTCAACAAAAAGCTGCTCTAATGTCGGAGAGGGTCAACGGAATTGATCATCCCTATACCATCACAGAATAC ATACATCTCGCCTTATATTCCTTCGCTAACGGGCAGGTATCCGTATCATTAAGATTATTGTACAGGGCGCGTTACCTGGCGCTCTTAGTTTGCGGCGAGGATCATCCGGAAGTTGCCCTTCTCGAC AGCAACATTTCTCTCATCTTGCACGCGGTCGGCGAATATGAACTATCGCTGCGCTTCCTGGAGCATGCGCTAGCGCTGAACCTGCGTTACCACGGTCCGCGTTCGCTGAAAGTCGCGGTGTCGTATCATCTGGTGGCGCGCACGCAGTCATGCATGGGCGACTTCCGCGCGGCGCTGAACAACGAGAAGGAGACGTACGCGATATACAAGCAGCAACTCGGCGAGGAGCATGAGAAGACGAAGGAGAGCAGCGACTGCCTACGTCATCTGACCCAGCAGGCGGTTGTGCTGCAGAAGAAGATGAACGAGATCTACACGGGCAAGTCGGGCGTGAGCCTGCCGCCGATTCAGGTGCAGCCGCCCAGCATGGGCTCGGTGCTGGACATGCTCAATGTCATCAACGGTATCCTCTTCGTGCAAATCAGCCAGCAAGACATCGACAATTTCAAGGCGGAGATTGAGAAGCGGCAAAAGGAACAGTCGCCGGACGGCAGCGAGACGACCCTGAAGATCACCGAGAAAGATATCAAGAAAGAAGACAAGAACGAGGACAAAAAGGATGATAAGAAAGCCGACCAAGAGATCAAGACGTCTACGATAGAAGAGGAGACGGTGAAGGTTGAGCCAGCGGAGACGAAGAAGCTGGAGGCCGACAAAGCAGACGCGTTGGAGCCAATTGTCGCGGCGGAGAGCTGA
- the LOC105283766 gene encoding clustered mitochondria protein homolog isoform X2: MGFTVKIVSPGSEPFDIQVSSMELVQEIHQLLMDREDTCHRTCFSLQLDGNTLDNFAELKNIEGLKDGSIIKVVEEPYTMREARIHVRHVRDLLKSVDPADAYNGVECSSLSFLNVFTNGDILEKKKTRADSVDCTPPDYIIPGSKDRPLLPLQPQAKEQKCPPCLKVLTTSGWNPPPGHRKLHGDLIYLHVVTLEDKQYYLTACARGFFVNQSTKEVFNPKPATPSHLCHSLIELLNQLSPAFKRGFAAMQRRRTQRHPFERVATPYQLYAWSAPQIEHTIDAIRAEDTFSSKLGYEEHIPGQTRDWNEELQTTRELPRKNLPERLLRERAIFKVHSDFVAAATRGAMAVIDGNVMAINPGEEAKMQMFIWNNIFFSLGFDVRDHYKELGGDAAAFVAPRNDLQGVRVYAAVDLPGLYTLGTVVIDYRGYRVTAQSIIPGILEREQEQSVVYGSIDFGKTVLTHPKYLELLNKAGHQLKILPHKVINDAGEEIELCSSVECKGIIGNDSRHYVLDLLRTFPPDVNFLKLEGVELSKEARALGFPVEHKHKLACLRQELIDSFVEARYVQFIKHAAVHLQQLTSARRSQKEKEATKEDKKEDSTIATVDSNKEDCAQSLIEADEAKKIVESITDSITGGEKQELEESTKEIVRGAALAVGSLRDAEFDVRFNPDVFSPGVEHPDANGADLKKQKQLVKDAADFLLMVQLPTFIRECLDHTAAAMDGSTLVEALHGRGINVRYLGKLAAMLAAVPQLQYLHRIAVSELILRSAKHVFTSYMQGTELMSLSAAVSHFLNCLLCSAQIIHPQQNLEELQSKTAKRRNKRKGRSNGPQQSEVEWASLTPRSLWQQIKADLKAYYDWETPCPESLDATIEHFHLQKISLLRGFCIKTGIQILQREYNFENKNRATFFEEDIINIFPVVKHINPRASDAYNFYTTGQSKIQQGYLKDGYELISEALNLLNNVYGAMHPEIAQCLRMLARLNYIMGDHAEALGTQQKAALMSERVNGIDHPYTITEYIHLALYSFANGQVSVSLRLLYRARYLALLVCGEDHPEVALLDSNISLILHAVGEYELSLRFLEHALALNLRYHGPRSLKVAVSYHLVARTQSCMGDFRAALNNEKETYAIYKQQLGEEHEKTKESSDCLRHLTQQAVVLQKKMNEIYTGKSGVSLPPIQVQPPSMGSVLDMLNVINGILFVQISQQDIDNFKAEIEKRQKEQSPDGSETTLKITEKDIKKEDKNEDKKDDKKADQEIKTSTIEEETVKVEPAETKKLEADKADALEPIVAAES; encoded by the exons ATGGGTTTCACTGTTAAGATTGTCAGTCCGGGATCCGAACCTTTCGATATCCAAGTTTCCAGCATGGAACTTGTGCAG GAAATCCATCAATTACTCATGGACCGCGAGGACACGTGCCATCGCACGTGCTTCTCTCTACAGCTAGATGGTAATACGCTGGACAATTTCGCGGAGCTGAAGAACATTGAGGGTTTAAAAGATGGCTCGATCATCAAAGTAGTGGAGGAACCATACACAATGCGGGAGGCGCGTATACATGTGCGACACGTGCGCGACCTGCTGAAATCTGTAGATCCCGCGGATGCTTACAACGGCGTCGAATGTAGCAGTCTGTCGTTTCTTAATGTCTTCACGAACGGTGACATCctggagaagaagaagacccGAGCAGACTCGGTCGATTGCACCCCGCCCGATTATATTATACCCGGTAGCAAGGATAGGCCCCTGCTGCCTCTGCAGCCGCAAGCGAAGGAGCAGAAGTGCCCACCATGTCTTAAA gTCTTAACAACGTCAGGCTGGAATCCACCGCCCGGTCACAGGAAGCTCCACGGCGATTTAATATACTTGCACGTGGTCACGCTGGAGGATAAGCAATATTATCTGACCGCTTGCGCCAGAGGCTTCTTCGTTAACCAGTCAACCAAAGAGGTGTTTAATCCGAAACCGGCCACTCCCAGCCATTTGTGCCACAGCTTGATCGAGCTACTGAATCAGCTCAGTCCGGCGTTCAAGCGCGGGTTCGCCGCGATGCAAAGGCGTAGAACTCAGAGGCATCCGTTCGAACGAGTCGCCACACCGTATCAGCTCTATGCGTGGAGCGCACCGCAAATCGAGCATACGATCGACGCGATTCGCGCGGAGGACACTTTCTCCTCGAAGTTGGGATACGAGGAACACATCCCCGGCCAAACTCGCGACTGGAACGAGGAGTTGCAGACGACGAGGGAATTACCGCGCAAGAATCTGCCCGAGAGACTCCTGCGGGAGCGTGCGATCTTCAAGGTGCACAGCGACTTCGTTGCCGCTGCGACCCGCGGCGCGATGGCGGTGATCGACGGTAACGTGATGGCGATCAATCCCGGCGAGGAGGCCAAGATGCAGATGTTCATCTGGAATAACATCTTCTTTTCTCTGGGCTTCGACGTGCGCGATCATTACAAGGAGCTGGGCGGCGACGCCGCGGCGTTCGTCGCGCCGCGCAACGATCTACAGGGTGTTCGCGTATACGCGGCCGTGGATTTGCCCGGTCTCTACACCCTCGGCACCGTTGTCATCGATTACAGGGGTTACCGCGTCACCGCACAATCCATCATACCGGGTATATTGGAACGCGAGCAAGAACAATCGGTGGTCTACGGGTCGATCGACTTCGGGAAAACGGTTCTCACGCATCCCAAGTACCTCGAACTGCTGAACAAAGCTGGTCACCAATTGAAGATTTTGCCGCACAAGGTGATCAACGACGCTGGCGAGGAGATTGAGCTCTGCAGCAGCGTGGAGTGCAAGGGTATCATCGGTAACGATTCGCGGCACTACGTGCTGGATTTATTAAGGACCTTCCCTCCTGATGTAAATTTCCTGAAACTCGAAGGAGTGGAGTTGAGCAAGGAGGCGCGTGCCTTAGGATTCCCAGTCGAACACAAGCACAAGCTGGCTTGTCTGCGCCAGGAGCTAATAGACTCCTTCGTCGAAGCTAGATACGTTCAATTCATCAAACACGCTGCGGTGCATCTGCAACAACTCACGTCAGCTAGAAGGTCTCAAAAGGAGAAGGAAGCGACGAAGGAGGACAAAAAAGAAGACTCGACAATCGCGACCGTCGACAGTAACAAGGAGGATTGCGCTCAGTCGCTGATAGAAGCCGACGAGGCCAAGAAGATCGTTGAGAGCATCACTGACTCGATCACGGGCGGCGAGAAGCAGGAGCTGGAAGAAAGCACAAAGGAGATCGTACGCGGCGCTGCGTTGGCGGTGGGCAGTCTACGAGACGCCGAGTTCGACGTTAGATTTAACCCGGATGTGTTCTCGCCCGGCGTCGAGCATCCCGACGCCAACGGAGCCGATTTGAAGAAGCAGAAGCAGCTGGTGAAGGATGCCGCGGACTTTCTGCTTATGGTGCAATTACCAACGTTTATCCGGGAGTGTCTGGATCACACAGCGGCCGCTATGGACGGCAGCACGCTGGTGGAGGCTCTGCACGGCCGAGGCATCAACGTTCGCTATCTCGGTAAATTGGCTGCCATGCTGGCCGCGGTGCCGCAGCTGCAGTACCTGCATCGCATCGCCGTGTCGGAACTGATCTTGAGATCGGCCAAGCACGTCTTCACCTCCTACATGCAGGGTACGGAGTTGATGAGCCTGTCCGCGGCTGTCAGTCATTTTCTGAATTGTTTACTGTGCTCGGCGCAGATCATTCATCCGCAGCAAAATCTTGAAGAGCTGCAGAGCAAGACCGCGAAACGTCGCAACAAACGTAAAGGCAGGAGCAACGGGCCGCAACAGTCCGAGGTAGAATGGGCCTCGCTGACACCAAGATCGTTGTGGCAGCAGATCAAAGCAGATTTGAAAGCCTATTACGACTGGGAGACGCCGTGCCCGGAATCCCTGGACGCGACGATAGAGCACTTCCATCTGCAAAAGATTTCGCTGCTACGCGGTTTCTGCATCAAGACGGGCATACAGATACTGCAGCGCGAGTACAACTTCGAGAACAAGAACCGAGCGACCTTCTTTGAGGAGGACATAATAAACATCTTCCCCGTCGTCAAGCATATCAATCCCAGA GCTAGCGACgcgtataatttttataccaCTGGTCAGAGTAAGATACAACAGGGATATTTGAAGGATGGATATGAACTAATTAGTGAAGCACTGAACCTTCTGAATAACGTTTACGGTGCTATGCATCCTGAAATAGCGCAATGCCTTAGAATGCTGGCAAGGTTGAATTATATAATGGGTGATCACGCAGAGGCGCTCGGTACTCAACAAAAAGCTGCTCTAATGTCGGAGAGGGTCAACGGAATTGATCATCCCTATACCATCACAGAATAC ATACATCTCGCCTTATATTCCTTCGCTAACGGGCAGGTATCCGTATCATTAAGATTATTGTACAGGGCGCGTTACCTGGCGCTCTTAGTTTGCGGCGAGGATCATCCGGAAGTTGCCCTTCTCGAC AGCAACATTTCTCTCATCTTGCACGCGGTCGGCGAATATGAACTATCGCTGCGCTTCCTGGAGCATGCGCTAGCGCTGAACCTGCGTTACCACGGTCCGCGTTCGCTGAAAGTCGCGGTGTCGTATCATCTGGTGGCGCGCACGCAGTCATGCATGGGCGACTTCCGCGCGGCGCTGAACAACGAGAAGGAGACGTACGCGATATACAAGCAGCAACTCGGCGAGGAGCATGAGAAGACGAAGGAGAGCAGCGACTGCCTACGTCATCTGACCCAGCAGGCGGTTGTGCTGCAGAAGAAGATGAACGAGATCTACACGGGCAAGTCGGGCGTGAGCCTGCCGCCGATTCAGGTGCAGCCGCCCAGCATGGGCTCGGTGCTGGACATGCTCAATGTCATCAACGGTATCCTCTTCGTGCAAATCAGCCAGCAAGACATCGACAATTTCAAGGCGGAGATTGAGAAGCGGCAAAAGGAACAGTCGCCGGACGGCAGCGAGACGACCCTGAAGATCACCGAGAAAGATATCAAGAAAGAAGACAAGAACGAGGACAAAAAGGATGATAAGAAAGCCGACCAAGAGATCAAGACGTCTACGATAGAAGAGGAGACGGTGAAGGTTGAGCCAGCGGAGACGAAGAAGCTGGAGGCCGACAAAGCAGACGCGTTGGAGCCAATTGTCGCGGCGGAGAGCTGA
- the LOC105283764 gene encoding density-regulated protein homolog: MSTEQQTDLRLGPVPNVTYPIQVHYCGNCSLPIEYCEYYPEYDKCKQWLERNLPTEFEKIKLATEDGTTEASGAEDEKKRQKRGGKGMLKAKKKEDVPRLVTVSRAPRGKKKSVTVVTGLSTFDIDLKVAAKFFGSKFACGSSVTGDDEIVIQGDVKDDLFEVIPEKWPQIDEDSIDDLGDQKR; this comes from the exons ATGTCGACGGAGCAACAGACGGATCTTCGACTAGGACCTGTTCCTAATGTCACTTATCCTATTCAGGTCCATTATTGCGGAAATTGTTCGCTGCCCATCGAG TATTGCGAGTACTATCCCGAGTATGACAAGTGCAAGCAGTGGCTGGAGAGAAATCTTCCGACTgaatttgagaaaattaaattag CTACTGAAGATGGTACTACCGAAGCTAGTGGAGCAGAGGATGAGAAGAAACGACAGAAGCGAGGTGGTAAAGGTATGCTAAAGgcaaagaagaaagaggacgTACCACGGTTGGTCACAGTTTCCAGAGCACCCAGGGGAAAGAAGAAATCTGTCACGGTTGTGACTGGTCTTAGTACTTTTG ATATAGATCTAAAGGTAGCAGCAAAATTTTTTGGTAGCAAGTTCGCCTGCGGTTCTAGTGTCACTGGGGATGATGAAATTGTCATACAGGGAGATGTCAAAGACGACTTATTCGAAGTGATACCAGAAAAGTGGCCACAA ATTGATGAAGACTCCATAGACGATCTTGGGGATCAGAAGAGATAA
- the LOC105283765 gene encoding DNA-directed RNA polymerase III subunit RPC9, with the protein MKVVKGNWNQLLSNYEVLKILQNTKSYKKQKMNQLATITYQTIKYLEDTPCKKQSEEKIVEYLKAMESKKLTKAEKLTLLNLCPTTPLEIQLMVEESEERLSEEEVEAVLQIVTNVREDKQDTEQET; encoded by the exons ATGAAAGT GGTAAAAGGTAACTGGAATCAACTTCTGAGCAACTATGAGGTGCTGAAAATCTTGCAAAACACAAAATCGTACAAGAAGCAAAAGATGAATCAACTGGCGACCATTACTTATCAAACGATCAAGTATCTGGAGGACACGCCATGCAAAAAGCAGAGCGAAGAGAAGATTGTAGAATACTTGAAAGCAATGGAATCCAAAAAATTAACGAAAGCTGAAAAGCTTACTCTCCTCAACCTTTGTCCGACTACTCCGCTTGAGATACAATtg ATGGTGGAAGAGAGCGAGGAACGACTATCGGAAGAAGAAGTGGAGGCTGTACTGCAGATCGTTACGAACGTGCGGGAAGACAAGCAAGATACGGAACAAGAAACTTAA